The following are encoded together in the Cynocephalus volans isolate mCynVol1 chromosome 4, mCynVol1.pri, whole genome shotgun sequence genome:
- the LOC134375376 gene encoding large ribosomal subunit protein uL22-like produces MVRYSLDPENPTKSCKSRGSNLRVHFKNTRETAQAIKGMHIRKATKYLKDVTLQKQCVPFRRYNGGVGRCAQAKQWGWTQGRWPKKSAEFLLQMLKNAESNAELKGLDVDSLVIEHIQVNKAPKMRRRTYRAHGRINPYMSSPCHIEMILTEKEQIVPKPEEEVAQKKKISQKKLKKQKLMARE; encoded by the coding sequence ATGGTTCGCTATTCGCTTGACCCAGAAAACCCCACAAAATCGTGTAAGTCGAGAGGTTCAAATCTTCGTGTTCACTTTAAGAACACCCGTGAAACTGCTCAGGCCATTAAGGGTATGCATATCCGTAAAGCCACCAAGTATCTGAAGGATGTCACCTTACAGAAGCAATGTGTACCATTCAGGCGTTACAATGGTGGAGTTGGTAGGTGTGCCCAGGCCAAACAGTGGGGTTGGACACAGGGTCGGTGGCCCAAAAAGAGTGCTGAATTTTTGCTGCAAATGCTTAAAAATGCAGAGAGTAATGCTGAACTTAAGGGTTTAGATGTAGATTCTCTGGTGATTGAGCATATCCAGGTGAACAAAGCACCCAAGATGCGCCGCCGTACTTACAGAGCTCATGGTCGGATTAACCCATACATGAGCTCCCCCTGCCACATCGAAATGATCCTTACTGAAAAGGAACAAATTGTTCCCAAACCAGAAGAAGAAGttgcacagaagaaaaagatatcccagaagaaactgaagaaacaaaaacttatggCTCGAGAATAA